A section of the Telopea speciosissima isolate NSW1024214 ecotype Mountain lineage chromosome 3, Tspe_v1, whole genome shotgun sequence genome encodes:
- the LOC122656376 gene encoding senescence associated gene 20: MANDNIGMEAELPAEPPEIRNKEVVEELYGALKRGDPTTVGRLVASDLEWWFHGPPRCQHMMRVLTGKCISTEFSFQPRSVTDIDENRVIVEGWEGVQVYWVHVWTLQDGVITQFREYFNTWLTVKDLRRPSPSSSGPRCEAEVVKHDSSTTLWQSQLGDQQNRSLPGLVLAI, encoded by the coding sequence ATGGCTAATGACAATATTGGCATGGAGGCTGAACTGCCGGCGGAACCGCCGGAGATCAGAAATAAGGAAGTGGTGGAAGAGCTTTACGGGGCCTTGAAACGCGGAGACCCAACAACTGTGGGTAGGCTTGTGGCAAGTGATCTGGAATGGTGGTTCCATGGACCTCCACGCTGCCAACATATGATGAGGGTTCTCACGGGGAAGTGTATCTCAACAGAATTCAGTTTCCAACCTCGAAGTGTAACAGACATTGACGAAAACAGAGTTATAGTGGAAGGTTGGGAAGGAGTTCAGGTGTACTGGGTTCACGTGTGGACACTACAAGATGGGGTAATTACTCAGTTCAGGGAGTACTTCAACACATGGCTCACTGTGAAGGACCTGAGGAggccttctccttcttcaagtGGTCCGAGGTGCGAGGCTGAGGTGGTCAAGCACGATAGCTCAACGACGCTTTGGCAGAGTCAGCTTGGGGACCAGCAGAACCGCTCTTTGCCTGGTCTCGTACTAGCTATTTGA